Proteins found in one Primulina eburnea isolate SZY01 chromosome 16, ASM2296580v1, whole genome shotgun sequence genomic segment:
- the LOC140816148 gene encoding uncharacterized protein: MGVTQYYNTLTRYWLQLDLYEVYSWKCVDDSALYKKIVEQKRTVRFLLGLNRDLDEVRGRVMGIKPFLNLREAFAEVRREESRKRLMLTESKPGVEVSALFTHNSSQPNRFGKGRPWCDHCKKLGHVKATCWKLHGKPVDWKPSNTRVERETRANNATTTEISTEGSGFGEVIGSAEMHDGLYLLKGNNLFSRQVHSPGLGPTSNSVKCFPNSVSFSNLVSVESQVMLWHLRLGHPNFDYIGKLFPHLFINKSSSFYQCEFCQLAKHTRSIYPSLQYKPSSPFSIIHSDIWGPARIKNINGARWFVTFIDDL, from the exons ATGGGTGTCACTCAATACTATAACACTCTCACACGCTACTGGCTGCAACTAGACCTATACGAAGTATATTCTTGGAAGTGTGTTGATGATTCTGCATTGTATAAGAAGATTGTTGAGCAGAAAAGGACAGTTCGATTTCTCCTTGGCCTAAATAGAGACCTAGACGAAGTCAGGGGGAGAGTCATGGGAATCAAGCCATTTCTTAACCTTAGAGAGGCTTTTGCAGAAGTTAGGAGAGAGGAAAGTAGGAAAAGGTTGATGTTAACAGAAAGTAAACCCGGAGTGGAAGTCTCGGCTTTATTCACCCACAATTCCTCTCAACCCAATAGGTTTGGCAAGGGACGGCCCTGGTGTGACCATTGCAAGAAACTGGGTCATGTCAAGGCTACTTGCTGGAAATTACACGGCAAACCAGTAGATTGGAAGCCATCCAACACTCGGGTTGAGAGAGAAACCCGTGCAAATAATGCCACCACCACGGAAATTAGTACCGAGG GCAGTGGATTCGGGGAGGTGATTGGCAGTGCTGAGATGCATGATGGCCTGTATTTGCTCAAAGGAAATAATCTCTTCAGTAGACAAGTTCACTCACCGGGCCTTGGTCCTACATCAAATTCAGTCAAGTGTTTTCCAAATTCTGTGTCTTTTTCTAATTTAGTGTCTGTTGAAAGCCAAGTTATGTTATGGCATCTTCGCCTTGGTCATCCTAACTTTGATTATATAGGAAAGTTGTTTCCCCATCTATTCATTAATAAAAGTTCAAGCTTTTACCAATGTGAATTTTGTCAACTTGCTAAACATACAAGAAGTATCTATCCGAGCTTGCAATACAAACCTTCATCTCCCTTCTCTATAATTCATAGTGATATCTGGGGACCTGCACGCATCAAGAATATTAATGGGGCTAGGTGGTTTGTTACATTCATAGATGATCTGTGA
- the LOC140817071 gene encoding phosphatidylinositol 4-kinase gamma 4-like has protein sequence MSIASVALSPVHEDYSCFLRSVSAQNGHRSNDSILIFLTVGGSLIPIRVLESDSIASVKLKIQKCKGFFAKKQKLVFDGKELARSNCRVGDYGVTDGNVLHLVLRFSDLQAITVRTISGKEFEFHIPRKRNVGFVKQKIAEREKGFFDLKDHGLFFDSEELEDQRTVDDVCRGNGAVIHFLVKKSAKLRTVPLESELEVSIVASDVEEKVADDFKVLNLPHVAVNSFKKDLVLEPLTVNPKIGLPPVIKQLLDATFDGLEMGNQPILSSEGSGGTYFMQDSSDQNYISVFKPIDEEPMAVNNPRGLPLSSNGEGMKKGTRVGEGALREVAAYILDHPRGGPRTICGDEKGFAGVPPTVMVKCRHTAFNYSKGTQTCDKFGSLQMFVKNCGSCEDMGPRSFPVEEVHKICVLDIRLANADRHAGNILVHKSVDGHIVLIPIDHGYCLPQSFEDCTFEWLYWPQARNPFSPMTIAYINSLDAEKDIELLKFHGWDLPHECARVFRVSTMLLKKGAERGLSPFSIGSIMCRETVKKRSVVERMVQEAQDSVLPGMSESAFLESVSMIMDRYFDRLLTSDQ, from the exons ATGTCTATTGCCAGTGTTGCTCTCAGTCCTGTCCATGAAGATTATTCTTGTTTTTTAAGAAGTGTGTCGGCTCAGAATGGCCACCGGTCGAATGACTCGATCTTAATTTTCCTAACTGTTGGTGGTTCCCTGATTCCCATTCGAGTTTTGGAATCGGATTCCATTGCTTCTGTGAAACTTAAAATTCAGAAATGCAAAGGGTTCTTTGCAAAGAAGCAGAAACTTGTTTTTGATGGGAAAGAATTAGCACGGAGCAACTGTCGGGTTGGGGATTATGGTGTGACAGATGGGAATGTATTACATTTGGTCCTACGGTTCTCTGACCTCCAAGCCATCACTGTTCGGACTATTTCCGGCAAGGAGTTTGAATTCCACATTCCAAGGAAAAGGAATGTGGGCTTTGTTAAACAGAAAATTGCTGAGAGGGAGAAAGGTTTTTTTGATCTTAAGGATCATGGATTGTTCTTTGATAGTGAGGAGCTTGAAGATCAGAGAACGGTAGATGATGTGTGTAGGGGAAATGGTGCTGTAATTCATTTTCTAGTTAAAAAATCAGCGAAACTTAGGACTGTGCCTCTCGAAAGCGAGTTAGAGGTATCGATAGTTGCATCAGATGTGGAAGAAAAGGTAGCTGATGATTTTAAGGTTTTAAACCTTCCACATGTAGCTGTGAATTCTTTTAAAAAAGATCTTGTCCTGGAACCACTGACTGTTAATCCTAAGATTGGTTTGCCGCCAGTGATTAAACAACTACTTGATGCCACTTTTGACGGGCTAGAGATGGGTAACCAACCTATTCTATCTTCTGAGGGATCCGGAGGTACTTATTTCATGCAAGATTCATCAGATCAGAACTATATTTCTGTTTTCAAGCCAATAGATGAGGAGCCTATGGCTGTTAATAATCCTCGGGGACTACCCTTGTCTTCTAATGGTGAAGGGATGAAGAAGGGCACACGAGTGGGTGAAGGGGCTCTAAGGGAAGTTGCAGCATATATTTTGGATCATCCAAGAGGAGGTCCGCGCACCATCTGTGGTGATGAGAAAGGCTTTGCTGGAGTTCCACCAACAGTTATGGTGAAATGTCGGCATACAGCATTCAATTATTCAAAAGGTACACAAACATGCGATAAGTTTGGGTCATTGCAGATGTTCGTAAAGAACTGTGGTAGTTGTGAGGACATGGGTCCTCGTTCTTTCCCTGTAGAGGAGGTGCACAAGATTTGTGTACTGGATATAAGGTTAGCAAACGCAGACAGGCATGCTGGGAATATTTTGGTTCATAAAAGTGTTGATGGTCACATTGTTCTCATCCCTATTGATCATGGTTACTGCTTGCCCCAAAGT TTTGAAGATTGCACTTTTGAATGGCTATATTGGCCTCAAGCTCGAAATCCCTTTTCTCCTATGACAATTGCCTACATAAACTCGTTAGATGCTGAAAAAGACATTGAACTCCTGAAGTTTCATGGATGGGACCTTCCTCATGAATGTGCACGTGTCTTTCGGGTTTCCACCATGCTTCTGAAGAAAGGTGCAGAGAGAGGGCTCTCCCCCTTTAGTATTGGAAGCATAATGTGCAGAGAAACTGTAAAGAAAAGATCTGTCGTTGAGAGAATGGTTCAAGAAGCTCAGGACTCTGTGCTTCCTGGGATGAGTGAATCAGCATTCCTCGAATCTGTGTCAATGATCATGGACCGTTATTTTGACAGGCTTTTGACCTCAGATCAATAG
- the LOC140817458 gene encoding probable pectinesterase/pectinesterase inhibitor 61, with protein sequence MEYGRLGKPEPLGSSNRSLPAEPSATPKKSKLKLLLILASTLMVASAISAALVVVIRSNRNSSTSAAARFKIRRPSQAISRTCSMTRYPTLCVDSLVDFPDAMDASEKDLVHISLNVTLQRFDRAIYLASNITNLLMDSHVRSAYEDCLELLEDSVSHLSRSLSSATPGAAATGSTQDVLTWLSAALTNHDTCTEGFNELNGNVKHLMFDMLKDLSGLVSNCLAIYSAAGGDEAFYGIPIQNRRRKLLSSVNVHQNFPQWLTRRDRKLLDSPAEGINAHIVVSKDGSGTCETIAEAIKKAPENSGRRFIIYVKAGRYEEDILTVGRKKRNIMLIGDGKGRTVISGGRNIQQGVTTFRSATFAATGDGFIARDITFENTAGPSKHQAVALRVGADHAVIFRCSIIGYQDTLYVYSQRQFYRDCDIHGTVDFIFGNAAVVFQNCNIHARKPLPFQKITITAQNRQDPNQNTGMSFHACRLVAEPDLQSVKSSYPTYLGRPWKLYSRVVYMLSYMGDHVHPKGWLEWSSTFALDTLHYGEYMNYGPGGATGQRVKWPGFHVITSSAEASKFTVGQFIYGSAWLPSTGVSFAEGLST encoded by the exons ATGGAATACGGTAGGCTCGGAAAACCCGAACCTCTTGGCTCCTCAAACAGAAGCTTACCCGCCGAACCCAGCGCCACACCTAAGAAATCCAAACTCAAGCTTCTTCTCATCCTCGCCTCCACACTCATGGTTGCGTCCGCAATCTCCGCCGCCCTGGTGGTGGTGATCCGCAGCAATCGAAATTCCAGCACCAGCGCCGCCGCCAGATTCAAAATCCGGCGGCCATCTCAGGCCATTTCACGAACATGCAGCATGACTCGATACCCAACTCTCTGCGTCGATTCGCTCGTTGATTTCCCCGACGCCATGGACGCTTCCGAAAAAGATCTCGTTCATATTTCCCTGAACGTAACTCTCCAGAGATTCGATCGCGCCATTTATTTGGCCTCCAACATTACCAATCTTCTCATGGATTCTCACGTCAG GTCGGCTTACGAGGATTGCCTTGAGCTCCTCGAAGATTCAGTGTCTCATCTCTCGCGTTCGCTATCATCCGCCACCCCGGGCGCCGCCGCCACCGGCTCAACACAAGATGTGTTAACCTGGCTCAGCGCAGCCTTGACGAACCACGACACTTGCACGGAAGGATTCAACGAATTGAATGGCAACGTGAAGCACCTAATGTTTGACATGCTGAAGGATTTATCAGGACTCGTCAGCAATTGTCTGGCGATTTACTCCGCAGCCGGAGGCGACGAGGCTTTCTACGGAATACCCATACAAAACCGCCGCCGGAAGCTATTGAGCTCCGTAAATGTGCACCAAAATTTTCCGCAGTGGTTGACTAGGAGAGATCGAAAGCTGCTGGATTCGCCCGCGGAGGGGATCAATGCCCATATTGTAGTTTCGAAAGACGGCAGCGGGACGTGTGAAACGATCGCGGAGGCTATCAAGAAGGCGCCGGAGAACAGCGGACGGAGATTTATTATCTACGTCAAAGCTGGGAG GTACGAGGAGGATATATTGACGGTGGGGAGGAAAAAGAGGAACATAATGTTAATTGGAGATGGCAAGGGCAGGACGGTCATTTCAGGTGGAAGAAACATACAACAGGGCGTCACCACGTTCCGTTCTGCCACTTtcg CTGCGACCGGAGATGGTTTCATTGCAAGGGACATCACATTCGAGAACACCGCGGGTCCAAGCAAACATCAAGCAGTGGCCCTTCGAGTTGGTGCGGATCATGCCGTGATATTTAGGTGCAGCATCATCGGTTATCAAGACACTCTTTACGTGTATTCCCAGAGACAATTCTATCGTGACTGCGACATTCATGGCACCGTGGACTTCATATTCGGAAACGCGGCGGTTGTTTTCCAGAACTGTAACATACATGCTCGAAAGCCCTTACCGTTTCAGAAGATCACCATCACTGCCCAGAATCGTCAGGATCCTAACCAGAACACGGGTATGTCATTCCATGCATGTAGGCTCGTGGCAGAACCCGATCTCCAGAGTGTCAAAAGCTCGTACCCGACGTACCTGGGAAGGCCGTGGAAGCTGTACTCTCGAGTCGTCTACATGTTATCCTACATGGGTGATCACGTTCACCCTAAAGGATGGCTAGAGTGGAGCTCCACATTTGCTCTAGACACGTTGCATTATGGTGAGTACATGAACTATGGCCCGGGTGGGGCTACGGGGCAACGAGTTAAATGGCCGGGGTTTCATGTGATCACATCCTCAGCGGAAGCTAGTAAGTTCACGGTGGGGCAATTCATCTATGGTTCGGCGTGGTTGCCATCCACCGGAGTTTCTTTTGCGGAAGGGCTCTCGACTTAA